The DNA window AATGGAAGCCTTATTGGGGCAGGTTATCACCTGTTATCTATTGCCTAGAATGCCCGTCATGGTATGAGAGATCGCCAGTCCCGAGTTTCGGTTCTTTGGGACATTTTTTTAGATACCGCCTCTAGGGCTGTGATTTATAAATATTAATATCATTTATGATTATAATATGGATAAAATAGCCTAAATAAGATCAGTTAAGATATTTTTATTTCCAATAGCTGGTTTTGTTGCTATAGTCTATTTCTACGATAAATTAACCCTAAGTTGGTGCTCAGGTGTGATCGCTAGCGGGCCAGTTTTAAACTGAAAAATATCATGGTCGATAGTATGAAAATTGATTACTTAACCCCAGAGGGCGCCACCCTCAACGAGATGGGCCGGAGGCTGGCGCGAGTACGGAAGCAGCAGGGCTTCTCTCAGACTCGCTTGGCCGAAGAAGCAGGTCTTGGTGTTGCAACTCTGCGGCGCATCGAATCTGGTCAGGATGGTCAAATGGCTTCATGGATCAAGTTACTCAAAGCGCTGCGTATGACTGCGGCGATTGATGCCCTGTTACCAGAAACTTTCGCTTCACCTATGGCTGAAGTGCTCTCCACAGCAAAGCAAAGCAAGAAAGGCCGAGTAGCTGAGCCAGGTGTTCGCTGGGGTGATGAAAGGGAATGACGACCGCGACAGTAAAACTCTGGGGCACCACTATTGGCTACGTTGCCATGGCTAGCGGCGAGCGCTTTGCCCGCTTCGAGTATGCTCCAGATTTTGAGGCTTTTGGCATTGAACCAGCGCCATTGATGATGCCAGTGCAGGGCCGGCACATCTATCAGTTTTCCGATCTCCATCCGCGTTCATTTCACGGTATGCCAGGGCTGATTGCTGACAGCTTGCCGGACAAATATGGTCAGCGACTGATCGATGTGTGGCTGGCCCAAACTGGCCGTAAGCCAGCCGACTTTAATGCGGTGGACCGCCTCTGTTATACCGGCACCCGCGGAATGGGTGCATTGGAATTCGAACCCTCTGCAGAGCCAGATAAAAGCGCAGGCAAGTTGTTGGCAATAGAAGATCTAACTGAACTCGCGTCAATGGCCTTTGCCAGCAAAGAGTCACTGCAGGCTAAATTTACTGAAGCCGGTTTCAGTAAAGGCGAGGGCAGTGATGCACTGCTCGATATACTAAAAGTCGGCACCTCCGCCGGTGGCGCAAGGGCCAAGGCGGTTATCGCCTTTAACCCAGAGACTAAGCAAGTGCGCTCTGGGCAGCTACATTTGCCCTCAGGCTTCGAGTACTGGTTAATCAAATTTGATGGCGTAGAGTTCAGCGGTGATTGGGGCGTGGCCGACCCTTCAGGCTATGGCCTATTGGAATACAGCTATCACCTGATAGCGAAAGAGTGCGGTATCCAAATGATGGAGAGCAGTATCTTCTCAGAGAATGGCCGCAACCACTTTATGACCCAACGCTTTGATCGCGATGCCGATGGCGGCAAGCAATTTATGCAGACCTTTGGCGCGCTGGCTCACTACGATTATTATGAAAGCGGCTATTACTCCTACGAACAGCTGTTTATGCTGATGAAACGCTTGAATCTTCCCAAGCGCGCTTTCGAAGAACAGTTTCGCCGCGTGGTATTTAATATCGTCGGTTGCAACCAAGACGATCACGTCAAAAACTTCGCCTTTATGATGGATCGACAGGGCAACTGGGATCTGTCTCCGGCCTATGATCTCTGTCACGCCGAGGGCAGTCAGTTCACGCGCAATCATCAGCTTAGTATCAATGGTAAAACCAATGACTTTGAGCGCAGCGATTTAAAACATCTGGCGCAATATGCGGGACTGCCTCGGGGTAGTGAAAAGCAGATTATTCAGCGTACTGTTGAGGCATTTTCAAAGTGGAAGGCTATTGCCACTGATATAGCTGTTCCGGCCAAATTGCAGGACCATGTTCTAGGTACGTTGCGGTTAAAAATATAAACGCCAAAGCTGATACTGATTGCTAGAGAGGCAGGGTTGCTTTAGTTTAGGGCGATTGAACAACGAGCCAGATCTTAAAAAGAGCTCGATACAAAAGCATGAGAGACCTTTATCGGGTGATCAAGTGTATTGACAGTTAAAGCAAGGTATCTCAATGAAACTCATTACAGGTCAGAGAATTCTCAGCAAGCTTAGTAACCTAGGTCCTGGGCTGAGCCGCTCGCCGCTCGGAACTTTTCGCTTCGTCTATGACAGCTTTGACCAGCTATTTGGCAGCGGCTCTCGATCTGATGTCACTACAGAGGATCGGTCAATCGACGTGGGTGAGCGCGAGCTCGGTATTCGAATCTATAGGCCTGCCAAGGCCGAACCAAAGCTGACTATGGTCTACTTTCACGGCGGTGGCTATGTGATCGGCGGTTTTAAAAGCCACCATGGCTTCTGCAGTCTGTTAGCGGGTCAGGCCAATATCAACCTGATTACGGTAGATTATCGACTGGCACCTGAGAGTCCATTCCCGGGTCCATTGCAGGATGGTTTGGACGCCTGGAATTGGGTGGCAGATTATGTTGCTGAGTTGGGTGTCGAGCAGACCAAAATCGGTATGGGTGGTGATAGTGCTGGAGGTAACCTAGCAGCGGTGTTATCCATGCAAACCTTCGGTGATCTGTTGGATGGGGATTTAAAGGTAGCACCGGCCTTTCAGTTTTTGCTCTATCCTTGGGTCGATATGAGTGGTGAGTCAGATTCGATTCAGCGTTTCGGTAAGGGTCTGATCTTAACGCAGGAAACCATGTCTTTTTTCCGCGACGCCTACTTGCCCAAAGAGCTGGAGCCTCAGGCGACCAAGAGTAGCCCAATACTCTGTGAGGATATGAGTTCAACGCCGGATACATTGATTGTGACGGCGGAATACGATGTCTTAAGAGATGAAGGTCTTGCCTTTGTAGGCAAGTTGCAGCAGGCGCAGGTATCAGTATCTCATCTTCATTTGCCGGATTGCACTCACGGATTTATATCAACAGGCAAGTTTAGCCCAGCAACGCGTAAACGTTTAAATGAAGTCGCAGCTATGTTTGATACATACGCCGCAAGTATCTAATTAGCAATAGAGCGAATTGTTCTTTTCTTCACCGTAAAAGGACTAAGGCCTAATAAGCTTGGGGGAGCGATGAGCCATTATTTGATTGAGAATAATCGTCGACTCTATATCTTCCACCTGTTCTACAGTGGCCAATTTGTCCTTTAAAAAGGATTCAAAAGTCTTTAGATTTTTCGTCACTATGCGCAGTGCATAATCATGCACGCCGGCTAGAACACAGCACTCCAACACCTCGCTAAATTCACCGACCGCAGTCTCAAATGAAGCCGCATTACTTGAGGTATTTTTATTCAATTTTATAAATACAAAAGCCGAGACACCAATGCCCAACATGCCGTGATTCAGGCGCGCAGTGTACTGCTCTATCAGACCGCTCTGTTCCAGTTTACGCAGACGCCTCAAGCAGGGTGTTTGTGAAAGATTAACGAGAGCTGAGAGCTCGGCATTACTGATCCGTGCATTGACCTGCAGGGCATTGAGAATCTTGATATCGGTATTGTCTAGATTGATGTTATCTGCGTTCTGGTGATTCAGGGGCATAATCAACTCAATAGAAGTTATAAACGAGTCTGATTATACATTTTTCGTCGATATAACGGCGTTATTTGGCCGAAAGCGTTAAAGGTCTTTTGTTACTATTTGCCGTTATTGCAATGTTCAAATAGATGTTCAAATAGATGTTCAAATAGATGTTCAAACAGACAGGCAAAACAAAATATGAGCGAAAAAGCCAAGGCACTTGACGCATGGATCCGTAGCGATTTTAGAGAGATCAACACCGCCCTTGAAGCGCTGCACTTTAGCCAGCCAGATCGACTGCCTGTGCCTATCATGGGCGAGGCGTTAAAGCAGCGCTTAGTGGAAGAGGGCACGGCCCTAATCCGCGAGCTGCTCGATGAAGGCAATACCGACGAAGGCTTCGATAGTGGTTTTGATCTGCTCGGCAATGTAGGCTTTTATATGGCCGCCTGCCGCCGTCATGAAATCACCGAACCTTCCAGAGAAACTCGCTCTCCGTTGCAGGAAGCCTCGGCACTGGCGATGCAGCTGGGGGCCTCTCTGGGTGTGATTCCACGCTTTGCCTCGAGTCATTTAGAAACTCATAATCGGGCTGTTAGTGGTGTCTATAAAACCTTTACTGACCTGGGCGACGAAAAGCTGTTTCTCGATTACAACACCCGCAGCGTCTTTGCCTTTATTCGTGCCTCAGAAGCATTGCGCCAGATACTGCCCCTGGGTGTTTCTCATCCGGTAACCTACGATCTTTTGCTTAGTGCCAAACAGTCACTGGAAGAGGTTTATGCTTACAACCAAGAGCTATTTGAAAAGCTCGATGTGGATCGTTTCTTTTACTGCGTCAGGCCCTATTACCGCCCTCATCGTGTGGGGCTGCATGAATACCGTGGCGCCAATGCAGGAGATTTTGCCGGGATCAATGTGATCGACTTGTTGCTTGGTTTGTGTCGCGCTGACGATCCTTATTATTCTCAGCTTTTAGTGGATAAGTTTCTGTTTATGCGCCCGGATGATCAGTTGGTGTTGCGCGACTGTATGCGCCGCACTAGCTTGCTGGACAGCTTTTTAGCCACGGCCGATGCGGCGAGAGATCAGCCCTGGGTGCAGAAGAATCTTGAGCTGTTTTTACAAGTTTGCCATGCCCATGGCCAGACTGCACTGCAGCATCACGAGCAGCTGGTTAATAAGTTTATTGAGCGGCCGGCGGATGAAGGGGTGTTAACCGAATCCAAGGGAATTACCGCCAGTGGGCCACCATTGCCCGTGCTGTTAAAAAGCCTGCGCAAACTCTGCGATATGCGCTGCGCTGCAGATGTTGGTGGCGCGTTTAAAACCCGCCATGGGGATATCGAGCATCTCAAAGGCTTGCTGCTATGAACCCGTTTATTGCCCATGAGGGAATCTATATGCTCAGTCACTCTGTGGGACTGCCATTGGTCGGTGCGGAGCAAGCGGCGGCCAGTGCCTTTTGGCAGCCATGGCAGCGTGGTGATGCAGAAATATGGAATCACTGGTTGGGTGAGATCACCCGCTTTCGAGAGCAACTGGCAATGCTTATGAATACCGAGATGGCTAATATCTGTCCCCAGAGTAGCCTCTCCAGTGCCGTGTCAAAGATTGTTTTTTCATTGCCAACCCGTCCTCAGCGGCCGGTTATTTTATTGAGCGAAGAGGATTTCCCATCGATTGCCTTTGCCTTGCAAAAAACCGCCAGTCTGGGCTATCAGTTAAAATTTATTTCCACAGATACAGATATCTCGGATCTGGCCCAGTGGGACCAACAGATGACATCCGACGTGGGCATGGTTTTGGTGACTCATGTGCAGTCCAATAATGGACGTCAGTTACCAGTGCAAAAAATCACCGAGCTGGCGCGGCAGAAAGGCGTTTTATCCCTGGTGGATGTGGCTCAGTCGGCGGCAATTATCCCAATTGATCTGCAGCAGTGGCAGGCGGATTTTGTGGTGGGCTCCTCGGTTAAGTGGATTGGTGGTGGCCCAGGGGCGGCATTTCTCTGGGTTGACCCAGAGATAATTGATCAGTGCCAGCCGGACAATGTGGGTTGGTTCTCCCATGAGAACCCCTTTGAATTTGATATTCATCAGTTTCGCTATGCGTCCGATGCCCTGCGATTTTGGGGCGGTACGCCCTCGGTCTACCCCTATGCATTGGCCGCCAATAGTCTGACCCAGATTAATGCCATGGGCGTGGATAAGATTAGACAAAATAATATTGCCCTCAGCGAGATGATTATTCAGGCGGTGCCGCATTCAGCATTGATCTCGCCCCGCTTAGACGCTCAGCGGAGCGGCACGCTGATACTGAATTTTGGGCAATTTCAGCAGCAGGTTGTGAGTTGTTTAAATGAGTCTAAGGTGCACTTTGATACCAGAGTGAAAGGTATCCGACTGTCGCCTCACGGCTGCAATACTGCGGCACAAATCGAGGCCATAATAGGCTGTTTTTAATTCACATTTTGCAGTACGGATCAGGTGATAATAGGGTAGTCTAGAAACATAATCTCTCATATATAAGAAGAGCAGGTCCCATGAGTCAGAACCCTTCTAAACGAACATCATTAAACCGCCGTCAACTTCTCAAGGGCATGAGTGCCAGTCTTGGGCTCTTAGCCCTGCGAGGATTTGAAGTGCAAGCCGCAGCCGCAGCTCATTTTACCCACGGTGTTGCCAGTGGCGACCCCTTAGCTGATCGTGTGATGCTATGGACGCGGCTGATTCCAGGCGGCGGTGAGCACAGCTCTATTAACTGCCAGTGGCAGGTGGCCAAAGATCGCGCCTTTAAGCATATTGTTAGCACTGGCATGGCGTCAACGAATTCTGAGCGGGACTATACAGTCAAAATCGATGCCGCTGGGCTCAGCCCCAATAGCCGATACTATTACCGATTCTTATCCGATGGCCAGTTGGCCAGCCCCATTGGTAGGACTCGCACTTTGCCTGTGGGGGATATAGAACAGATTCGCCTCGGCATTACCTCCTGCTCAAACTATCCCCAGGGTTATTTTAATGTCTACCGTCACATGGCTCAGACTGATATAGATCTGGTGCTGCACCTGGGTGACTATATCTATGAATATGCCGAGGGGGTCTATTCCAATGAAGTGGCCACGAATAAGCTCGGGCGCAAGGTTGAACCTACCAATGAAATTCTAAGCCTCGAAGACTATCGCATGCGCTATGGTCTCTACCGCACCGATGAAGATTTACAGCTAGTTCATGCCCGCCACCCCTTTGTCTGTGTCTGGGACGATCATGAGTTGGCCAATGATTCCTGGAAAGGTGGCGCTGAAAATCACAGTGCCGATGAGGGTGATTTTCAGGCGCGGATGCGCAGCGCCCGCCAGGCTTACCATGAGTGGATGCCGATTCGCACTAGTACCAAAGGTGATCAGAGCACCATTTTCCGCAGCTTTAAACTGGGTAATCTAGCTGATCTAATCATGTTGGATACGCGCCTTCATGGTCGCGATCGGCCCTTGGATTACGCCAAAGATTTGCCCATGCACTCAGCCTTATTCCAGCTTTCAGCCTCAGGGGAGGGCAGTTTGATCAGTGAGG is part of the SAR92 clade bacterium H455 genome and encodes:
- a CDS encoding alkaline phosphatase D family protein; the protein is MSQNPSKRTSLNRRQLLKGMSASLGLLALRGFEVQAAAAAHFTHGVASGDPLADRVMLWTRLIPGGGEHSSINCQWQVAKDRAFKHIVSTGMASTNSERDYTVKIDAAGLSPNSRYYYRFLSDGQLASPIGRTRTLPVGDIEQIRLGITSCSNYPQGYFNVYRHMAQTDIDLVLHLGDYIYEYAEGVYSNEVATNKLGRKVEPTNEILSLEDYRMRYGLYRTDEDLQLVHARHPFVCVWDDHELANDSWKGGAENHSADEGDFQARMRSARQAYHEWMPIRTSTKGDQSTIFRSFKLGNLADLIMLDTRLHGRDRPLDYAKDLPMHSALFQLSASGEGSLISEEASISVPTEQLKRITMPFDFTSGTPTPVNDYATIKDLTAETLPPGWYYLPDSQSFKRQALVEPDRTILGADQEQWLDSELQASKERGATWQVIGQQVLMGKLRLPLLTNEQLKIDQAEPYVRQIMEMMQVLAPDQMPFNLDAWDGYAVCRDRVFSSFAEHGTNPVVLAGDTHNAWAFNLADCNGQAVGVEVGTPGVSSPGLETYLPTDPAELGKAIQDASVELFAVDTAQRGWSEMTLTPEAMTNQWHFVSTVLDRDFSVESGAVQYCKAGNKRFS
- a CDS encoding Lrp/AsnC family transcriptional regulator; this encodes MPLNHQNADNINLDNTDIKILNALQVNARISNAELSALVNLSQTPCLRRLRKLEQSGLIEQYTARLNHGMLGIGVSAFVFIKLNKNTSSNAASFETAVGEFSEVLECCVLAGVHDYALRIVTKNLKTFESFLKDKLATVEQVEDIESTIILNQIMAHRSPKLIRP
- a CDS encoding DUF1864 family protein; this encodes MSEKAKALDAWIRSDFREINTALEALHFSQPDRLPVPIMGEALKQRLVEEGTALIRELLDEGNTDEGFDSGFDLLGNVGFYMAACRRHEITEPSRETRSPLQEASALAMQLGASLGVIPRFASSHLETHNRAVSGVYKTFTDLGDEKLFLDYNTRSVFAFIRASEALRQILPLGVSHPVTYDLLLSAKQSLEEVYAYNQELFEKLDVDRFFYCVRPYYRPHRVGLHEYRGANAGDFAGINVIDLLLGLCRADDPYYSQLLVDKFLFMRPDDQLVLRDCMRRTSLLDSFLATADAARDQPWVQKNLELFLQVCHAHGQTALQHHEQLVNKFIERPADEGVLTESKGITASGPPLPVLLKSLRKLCDMRCAADVGGAFKTRHGDIEHLKGLLL
- a CDS encoding aminotransferase class V-fold PLP-dependent enzyme, yielding MNPFIAHEGIYMLSHSVGLPLVGAEQAAASAFWQPWQRGDAEIWNHWLGEITRFREQLAMLMNTEMANICPQSSLSSAVSKIVFSLPTRPQRPVILLSEEDFPSIAFALQKTASLGYQLKFISTDTDISDLAQWDQQMTSDVGMVLVTHVQSNNGRQLPVQKITELARQKGVLSLVDVAQSAAIIPIDLQQWQADFVVGSSVKWIGGGPGAAFLWVDPEIIDQCQPDNVGWFSHENPFEFDIHQFRYASDALRFWGGTPSVYPYALAANSLTQINAMGVDKIRQNNIALSEMIIQAVPHSALISPRLDAQRSGTLILNFGQFQQQVVSCLNESKVHFDTRVKGIRLSPHGCNTAAQIEAIIGCF
- a CDS encoding alpha/beta hydrolase; translated protein: MKLITGQRILSKLSNLGPGLSRSPLGTFRFVYDSFDQLFGSGSRSDVTTEDRSIDVGERELGIRIYRPAKAEPKLTMVYFHGGGYVIGGFKSHHGFCSLLAGQANINLITVDYRLAPESPFPGPLQDGLDAWNWVADYVAELGVEQTKIGMGGDSAGGNLAAVLSMQTFGDLLDGDLKVAPAFQFLLYPWVDMSGESDSIQRFGKGLILTQETMSFFRDAYLPKELEPQATKSSPILCEDMSSTPDTLIVTAEYDVLRDEGLAFVGKLQQAQVSVSHLHLPDCTHGFISTGKFSPATRKRLNEVAAMFDTYAASI
- a CDS encoding helix-turn-helix transcriptional regulator, with product MKIDYLTPEGATLNEMGRRLARVRKQQGFSQTRLAEEAGLGVATLRRIESGQDGQMASWIKLLKALRMTAAIDALLPETFASPMAEVLSTAKQSKKGRVAEPGVRWGDERE
- a CDS encoding type II toxin-antitoxin system HipA family toxin; amino-acid sequence: MTTATVKLWGTTIGYVAMASGERFARFEYAPDFEAFGIEPAPLMMPVQGRHIYQFSDLHPRSFHGMPGLIADSLPDKYGQRLIDVWLAQTGRKPADFNAVDRLCYTGTRGMGALEFEPSAEPDKSAGKLLAIEDLTELASMAFASKESLQAKFTEAGFSKGEGSDALLDILKVGTSAGGARAKAVIAFNPETKQVRSGQLHLPSGFEYWLIKFDGVEFSGDWGVADPSGYGLLEYSYHLIAKECGIQMMESSIFSENGRNHFMTQRFDRDADGGKQFMQTFGALAHYDYYESGYYSYEQLFMLMKRLNLPKRAFEEQFRRVVFNIVGCNQDDHVKNFAFMMDRQGNWDLSPAYDLCHAEGSQFTRNHQLSINGKTNDFERSDLKHLAQYAGLPRGSEKQIIQRTVEAFSKWKAIATDIAVPAKLQDHVLGTLRLKI